The Acidobacteriota bacterium genome segment GGGCCCGGCACGCGGGGTCTTCACCGGCCCCTGCAGGAGGGACCATGGAAAAGTACCGCTTCGCCGAGATGATCTGGTATGAGATTCGAGAAGCCGCCGGACAGGATCGGGTGGCGGTGCTGCCGGTGGCCACCTACGAGGACCACGGGCCTCACCTGCCGGTGGATGTGGACGTCCGGCTATGCACGGAGATCTGCGAGCGGGCCGTGGCCCGCATTCCCTCCGAATCCCTGCTGGTGCCGGCCGTGGCCCACGGCTACAGCCCCCACCACATGGATTTCCACGGCACCCTCACCATCGGCTGGGACACCTTCATCCGCTATGTGAAGGATGTCTGCTGCAGCCTGGCCCACCACGGCTTCAAACGCATCCTGGTGGTCAACGGCCACGGGAGCAACACCTCCCCCCTGGATCTCTCCGCCCGCCTGTCCAACCTGGAATACGAGGGAAAGATTCTCTGCGCCACCGTGAACCACTGGGGTCTTCGCAAGGTGAAGGATCTGGGGGCCAGGCTGCGGGAGTCCGACTTCGGGGGAATCTCCCACGCCGGGGAATACGAGACCTCGCTCTACCTGGCCCTGAAGCCGGAGCTGGTGGAGATGGACAAGGCCGTGGACGAACGGTCGCCGCTCCCTCCCAGCTTCCAGTACGACCTGCTGGCCGGGAGCCACCCCCGGGGCTCGGTGGCCCAGTTGGTGCCCTACTG includes the following:
- a CDS encoding creatininase family protein, translated to MEKYRFAEMIWYEIREAAGQDRVAVLPVATYEDHGPHLPVDVDVRLCTEICERAVARIPSESLLVPAVAHGYSPHHMDFHGTLTIGWDTFIRYVKDVCCSLAHHGFKRILVVNGHGSNTSPLDLSARLSNLEYEGKILCATVNHWGLRKVKDLGARLRESDFGGISHAGEYETSLYLALKPELVEMDKAVDERSPLPPSFQYDLLAGSHPRGSVAQLVPYWSSQTASGVKGDATRATVEKGQQFLEAAIVGLIELIRELRATPIPPRRDQH